A section of the Acidobacterium capsulatum ATCC 51196 genome encodes:
- a CDS encoding ATP-dependent Clp protease ATP-binding subunit has translation MFERYTEKARRVIFFARYEASQFGSPYIETEHLLLGLLREDKALTNRFLRSHASVESIRKQIEGHTTIREKVSTSVDLPLSNECKRVLAYAAEEAERLSHKHIGTEHLLLGLLREEKCFAAEILQERGLKLVAIREELARATQEKAPPAQRNRESSLLAEFSRDLTQAAADNTLDPLIGRDQELERVVQILCRRTKNNPVLIGEPGVGKTAIVEGLAQRIADGDVPSFLADKRVLALDLSLIVAGTKYRGQFEERLKTIMKELMENQNSIIFIDELHTLVGAGSAEGSLDAANILKPALSRGEIQCIGATTPGEYRKSIEKDRSLERRFQAVKVPPPNEEDAIKIIMGIKDRYEKFHAVSYTDDSIEFAVSHSNRYIPDRFLPDKAIDLIDEAGARVKLRQTSLPEEITEVQKRIKFIVHRMENAIANHEFEKARFYSDEERKERENLRALREKYHLDDSTAGIVSREDIEDVVSRWTGVPITSIKEEETQKLLRVEGELHKRVISQEKAISALARAIRRSRAGLKSPHRPIGSFLFLGPTGVGKTEVARTLAQFLFGSEKSIIRFDMSEFMEKHSVSKLIGSPPGYVGYEEGGQLTERVKRSPYSVVLLDEIEKAHPDVFNILLQVFEDGQLTDGLGNTVDFKNTIIIMTSNIGARHLQRKQGLGFQSDREELVMDKVEDLVRNEVKRTFNPEFLNRIDEIIIFQSLTDADLIQILELLVQQLNANLAQKAITISVNEEAKKWILEKTLIDRSYGARPLRRALQRYVEDPLSEALIAGHISDRPAFLEVYLDNNQLFYRPVAREGEDTKPEGVLLYS, from the coding sequence ATGTTCGAACGCTATACAGAAAAAGCACGGCGCGTGATCTTTTTCGCACGGTATGAGGCCAGCCAGTTCGGCTCGCCCTATATCGAGACCGAGCACCTGCTGCTGGGTCTGCTGCGCGAGGACAAAGCGTTGACCAATCGCTTCCTTCGCTCCCACGCGTCAGTGGAGTCGATTCGCAAGCAGATTGAAGGCCACACCACCATTCGCGAAAAGGTCTCGACCTCCGTCGACCTGCCGCTCTCCAACGAATGCAAGCGCGTGCTCGCCTACGCCGCCGAAGAAGCCGAGCGGCTCTCGCACAAGCACATCGGCACCGAGCACCTGCTGCTCGGCCTGCTGCGTGAAGAAAAGTGCTTCGCCGCTGAAATCCTCCAGGAGCGCGGCCTCAAGCTCGTCGCCATTCGCGAAGAGCTGGCGCGCGCCACGCAGGAGAAAGCGCCGCCCGCGCAGCGCAACCGGGAATCCAGCCTGCTGGCCGAGTTTTCGCGCGACCTCACCCAGGCCGCGGCTGACAACACACTCGACCCGCTCATCGGCCGCGATCAGGAGCTCGAACGCGTCGTCCAGATTCTCTGCCGCCGCACCAAAAACAATCCGGTGCTCATCGGCGAGCCAGGCGTCGGCAAAACCGCCATCGTTGAGGGGCTGGCCCAGCGCATCGCCGACGGCGACGTGCCCAGCTTCCTCGCCGACAAGCGCGTGCTCGCGCTCGACCTCTCATTGATCGTCGCGGGAACGAAATACCGCGGCCAGTTTGAAGAGCGCCTCAAGACCATCATGAAAGAGCTGATGGAAAATCAGAACTCCATCATCTTCATCGATGAGCTGCACACGCTGGTCGGCGCAGGCTCGGCCGAGGGCTCGCTCGACGCGGCCAACATCCTCAAGCCCGCCCTCTCGCGCGGTGAAATCCAGTGCATCGGCGCCACCACGCCCGGCGAGTACCGCAAGTCCATCGAGAAAGACCGCTCCCTCGAGCGGCGCTTCCAGGCCGTCAAGGTGCCGCCGCCCAATGAAGAGGATGCCATCAAGATCATCATGGGCATCAAAGACCGCTATGAGAAGTTCCACGCGGTCAGCTACACCGATGATTCCATCGAGTTCGCCGTCTCGCACTCCAATCGCTACATTCCCGACCGCTTCCTGCCCGACAAGGCCATCGACCTCATCGACGAGGCCGGCGCGCGCGTCAAGCTGCGCCAGACCTCGCTGCCTGAGGAGATCACCGAGGTACAGAAGCGCATCAAGTTCATCGTCCACCGCATGGAGAACGCCATCGCGAACCACGAGTTCGAAAAGGCGCGCTTCTACTCCGACGAGGAACGCAAGGAGCGCGAAAACCTGCGCGCCCTCCGCGAGAAATATCACCTCGATGACTCCACCGCCGGCATCGTAAGCCGCGAAGACATCGAAGACGTGGTCAGCCGCTGGACCGGCGTGCCCATCACTTCGATCAAGGAAGAAGAGACCCAGAAGCTGCTGCGCGTCGAAGGCGAGCTGCACAAGCGCGTCATCTCGCAGGAGAAGGCCATCTCGGCCCTCGCCCGCGCCATCCGCCGCTCCCGTGCGGGCCTCAAGTCGCCGCACCGGCCCATCGGCTCGTTCCTCTTCCTCGGCCCCACCGGCGTTGGCAAAACCGAGGTCGCGCGCACCCTCGCGCAATTCCTTTTCGGCAGCGAGAAGTCGATCATCCGCTTCGATATGTCGGAGTTCATGGAAAAGCACTCCGTCTCGAAGCTCATCGGTTCGCCTCCGGGCTACGTCGGCTATGAGGAAGGCGGCCAGCTCACCGAGCGCGTCAAACGTTCGCCCTACTCGGTCGTGCTGCTCGACGAAATCGAAAAGGCGCACCCGGATGTCTTCAACATCCTGTTGCAGGTCTTTGAGGATGGCCAGTTGACCGACGGCCTCGGCAACACGGTCGACTTCAAGAACACCATCATCATCATGACCTCCAACATCGGCGCGCGGCACCTGCAGCGCAAGCAGGGCCTCGGCTTCCAGAGCGACCGCGAAGAGCTCGTCATGGACAAGGTCGAAGATCTCGTGCGCAACGAGGTCAAGCGCACCTTCAATCCCGAGTTCCTCAACCGCATCGACGAGATCATCATCTTCCAGTCGCTCACCGACGCCGACCTCATCCAGATTCTTGAACTGCTCGTGCAGCAGCTCAATGCCAATCTGGCGCAGAAGGCCATCACCATCTCGGTCAACGAAGAGGCCAAGAAGTGGATCCTCGAGAAGACGCTCATCGACCGCAGCTACGGAGCGCGCCCCCTGCGCCGCGCACTGCAGCGCTACGTCGAAGACCCGCTCTCCGAGGCCCTCATCGCCGGCCACATCAGTGACCGTCCGGCCTTCCTTGAGGTCTACCTCGACAACAACCAGCTCTTCTACCGCCCCGTCGCGCGCGAGGGCGAAGACACCAAACCCGAAGGCGTCCTGCTCTACAGCTAA
- a CDS encoding ABC transporter ATP-binding protein, which produces MDSVNSSSFATPPGPAVPAGSLRPKAPLAHPSIIQLINLRKAYTTGRGELVLFDNLDLEVAEGEMLAIVGQSGAGKSTLLHMMGALDAPSSGEVFCSGVEVQRLSGKEAARFRNRQIGYVWQFHYLLPEFTAIENIAMPLLARGETKAVALEKASKWLNEVELADRATHRAGELSGGEQQRISLARALVTEPRILLADEPTGDLDAKTSDVVFALIERLHRVHRLTSVLVTHNMMLAARCTRTLRLNSGRLTEFSPDSANQPIV; this is translated from the coding sequence ATGGATTCGGTGAACTCTTCCTCCTTTGCGACGCCGCCCGGCCCCGCCGTCCCGGCTGGCAGTCTGCGTCCGAAGGCCCCCCTCGCGCATCCATCTATTATCCAGTTGATTAACCTGCGCAAGGCCTACACCACCGGGCGCGGAGAACTGGTGCTGTTTGACAACCTCGATCTGGAGGTTGCCGAGGGCGAAATGCTCGCAATCGTCGGCCAGTCCGGAGCAGGCAAGAGCACCCTGCTGCATATGATGGGAGCGCTCGACGCGCCCTCAAGCGGCGAGGTCTTCTGCTCAGGAGTCGAGGTGCAGCGGCTCAGCGGCAAAGAGGCCGCCCGCTTCCGCAACCGCCAGATCGGCTACGTTTGGCAGTTTCACTACCTGCTGCCCGAGTTTACGGCGATTGAGAACATCGCCATGCCGCTGCTGGCACGCGGAGAAACCAAGGCCGTCGCGCTCGAAAAAGCCTCTAAATGGCTCAACGAGGTGGAGTTAGCAGACCGCGCCACCCATCGCGCCGGCGAGCTTTCCGGCGGCGAACAGCAGCGCATCTCGCTCGCAAGGGCTTTGGTCACCGAGCCACGCATCCTGCTCGCCGACGAACCCACCGGAGACCTCGATGCCAAAACCTCGGATGTGGTGTTTGCACTCATTGAGCGGCTGCATCGCGTGCACCGCCTGACCTCGGTGCTGGTCACGCATAACATGATGCTGGCCGCCCGCTGTACCAGGACCCTGCGGCTCAATTCGGGCCGCCTGACCGAATTCTCACCAGACTCGGCCAACCAGCCGATAGTCTGA
- a CDS encoding zinc dependent phospholipase C family protein yields MNNRTFRRRFRNLSVLCALLFFFAPHPSRAYSFLTHESIIDLAWDPAIKPLLLKRYPHTTATGLRIAHGYAYGGSTIQDAGYYPFGKDFFSDLTHYVRTGAFVTALLRDSRNVDEFAFALGALSHYVGDAIGHSYAVNPAVAIEFPGLHRQYGKIITYEDSPHSHVRTEFAFDIDQLSKDRFAPTAYLRSVGMYVPRRLMNQAFYETYGLSLRSVLGNERVAFRGYRSSVRQFLTRVAYAEVLLHRKRMPPDVNTPQFREFQARLQTAGQQNHWQRFRTHHIGFSTRFYAFLILIVPKVGSLSDLSIRGPNQATEQRYIYSVNDAVDEYDFLIGTIGRVGVRNFSLPNLDLDTGFPSFPGSYALTDKTYAKLLDRITRPGVAPHVPEALKDSVLAYYANPNAPDTLKKHRREWRRVQADLALLRQKPALPAHLAYIRNLSAQSPSRNKTGPAFSEPSTLTQ; encoded by the coding sequence ATGAATAATCGAACGTTCCGCCGCCGTTTCAGAAATCTGTCCGTCCTCTGCGCGCTGCTGTTCTTCTTTGCGCCGCACCCGAGCCGCGCCTACTCATTTCTCACGCACGAAAGCATCATTGATCTCGCCTGGGACCCCGCCATCAAGCCCCTGCTCCTTAAGCGCTACCCACACACCACGGCGACTGGCCTCCGCATCGCACACGGTTATGCCTACGGCGGCTCCACCATTCAGGACGCCGGCTACTACCCCTTCGGCAAAGATTTCTTCAGCGATCTCACCCATTACGTCCGCACCGGAGCCTTCGTCACCGCGCTCCTGCGCGACTCCCGCAACGTGGACGAGTTTGCCTTCGCCCTTGGCGCACTCTCCCATTACGTGGGCGACGCCATCGGCCACAGCTACGCCGTCAATCCCGCCGTGGCCATCGAGTTCCCGGGCCTGCACCGCCAATACGGCAAGATCATCACCTACGAAGACAGCCCGCACAGCCACGTCCGCACCGAGTTTGCTTTTGACATTGACCAGCTCTCCAAAGACCGCTTCGCCCCCACCGCCTACCTGCGCAGCGTGGGCATGTACGTGCCACGCCGGCTCATGAATCAGGCGTTTTACGAGACCTACGGCCTCAGCCTGCGCAGCGTCCTCGGCAACGAGCGCGTTGCCTTCCGTGGATATCGCAGCTCCGTGCGCCAGTTCCTCACGCGTGTGGCTTACGCTGAGGTGCTGCTCCACCGCAAGCGCATGCCGCCTGACGTGAACACGCCCCAGTTCCGCGAGTTCCAGGCACGCCTCCAAACCGCCGGTCAGCAGAATCACTGGCAGCGCTTCCGCACACACCACATCGGCTTCAGCACCCGCTTCTACGCCTTCCTCATCCTGATTGTGCCCAAGGTCGGCTCGCTCTCTGACCTCTCCATTCGCGGCCCCAATCAGGCCACCGAGCAGCGCTACATCTACAGCGTCAACGACGCGGTCGACGAATACGATTTCCTCATCGGCACCATCGGCCGCGTCGGAGTCCGCAACTTCTCGCTGCCCAATCTCGACCTCGACACCGGCTTCCCATCTTTTCCCGGCAGCTACGCCCTCACCGACAAGACCTACGCCAAACTCCTCGACCGCATCACCCGGCCCGGAGTCGCGCCCCACGTGCCCGAGGCTCTCAAAGACAGCGTGCTGGCCTACTACGCCAACCCCAACGCGCCCGACACGCTCAAAAAGCACCGCCGGGAGTGGCGTCGCGTCCAGGCCGACCTCGCCCTGCTTCGTCAGAAGCCCGCTCTGCCCGCTCACTTGGCCTATATCCGCAATCTTTCGGCGCAAAGCCCGTCCCGGAACAAAACCGGTCCCGCTTTTTCAGAGCCTTCCACTCTCACGCAATAG
- a CDS encoding ABC transporter permease translates to MRFELFIAARYLRAKRRQAVVGVITAISVVGVAVGVASLIIALSITTGMRRDLQGSLLSSTADVDLTRTMSDGIQNWEPLLARLRELPHVTAAAPGLYDPVLISHGVRGTGAMLKGIVPKDERTVSNLLSDFTHGSGVALSDPESSATPPIVLGSDLADTIGASVGDTVLVTSPQGDLTPYGLVPRYQRFQVAGIFHSGFYQYDSSFGFIRLKDAQALFGEPDVISIISFKIDNLYQAPAIGQQIEKAAGKGFSTTNWMEQNRQLFAALQEEQVVTFIIIGLIVCVAALNILIALTMMVMEKTKDIAVLMSMGVEPGQVRRIFLLQGLLISVIGTFFGLILGYAISLLGQHYHFIHLNAQVYSIDYLPFAPRILDGVAVAALSLGVSLIATLYPSSSAARVLPAEALRYE, encoded by the coding sequence ATGCGCTTTGAGCTCTTCATCGCCGCCCGCTACCTGCGCGCCAAGCGCCGTCAGGCGGTCGTCGGCGTCATCACGGCCATCTCGGTCGTGGGCGTCGCCGTGGGCGTGGCCTCGCTCATCATCGCGCTCTCCATCACCACCGGCATGCGCCGCGACCTGCAGGGCAGCCTGCTCAGCTCCACAGCCGATGTGGACCTCACCCGCACCATGAGCGACGGCATCCAGAACTGGGAGCCGTTGCTCGCACGCCTGCGCGAGCTGCCGCACGTCACCGCCGCCGCACCCGGCCTCTACGATCCCGTGCTCATCTCCCACGGCGTGCGCGGCACCGGAGCCATGCTCAAAGGCATCGTGCCCAAAGACGAGCGTACCGTCAGCAACCTGCTCTCTGACTTCACCCACGGCAGCGGCGTCGCGCTCTCTGACCCTGAGAGCAGCGCCACGCCGCCCATCGTGCTCGGCTCTGACCTGGCCGACACCATCGGCGCCAGCGTCGGCGACACCGTGCTCGTCACCAGCCCTCAAGGCGACCTCACGCCCTACGGACTCGTGCCGCGCTACCAGCGCTTTCAGGTCGCCGGCATCTTTCACTCCGGCTTCTATCAGTACGACTCCAGCTTCGGCTTCATCCGCCTCAAAGACGCCCAGGCGCTCTTCGGCGAGCCGGACGTGATCTCCATCATCTCCTTCAAAATCGACAATCTCTACCAGGCCCCGGCCATCGGCCAACAAATTGAAAAGGCCGCCGGCAAAGGCTTCTCCACCACCAACTGGATGGAGCAGAACCGCCAGCTCTTCGCCGCGCTCCAGGAAGAGCAGGTCGTCACCTTCATCATCATCGGCCTCATCGTCTGCGTGGCCGCGCTCAATATCCTCATTGCGCTCACCATGATGGTCATGGAAAAAACCAAAGACATCGCCGTGCTCATGTCCATGGGCGTCGAGCCCGGCCAGGTGCGCCGCATCTTTCTGCTGCAGGGCCTGCTTATCAGCGTCATTGGAACCTTCTTCGGCCTCATTCTTGGCTACGCCATCTCGCTGCTCGGCCAGCACTACCACTTCATTCATCTGAACGCGCAAGTCTATTCAATTGACTACCTTCCGTTCGCTCCGCGCATCCTAGACGGAGTGGCGGTCGCAGCCCTTTCGCTGGGAGTTTCGCTCATCGCCACACTGTACCCATCCAGTTCGGCGGCGCGTGTTCTGCCAGCCGAAGCGCTGCGCTATGAATAA
- a CDS encoding VWA domain-containing protein, with translation MLRRERFLPGMVTVLAGLLLTAMPLHAQYDQTATSPGTPPVMAPKAKPETKPRPPEAKAAKAPAAAAPGYPPAPELGGPEADSGAIAIPRRVTPPAPPGSAPEEMVKNPPGLQHLALRVNASLVNVDVGVVLAKTHHFVADLRKQNFEVFENGVPQQIAHFRQVQAPITAVLLLEFAATNYNFIYDMQNAAYAFARDLGPDDEIAVETFDMHTHLLTDFTQNKARVMDALDTLTMPTWTEANLYDALYTTLDRLARVQGRKYIILVASGIDSFSKINYDQVLDKIRQTPDVTIFAISTGHYARLMADGFGGMSPLLESKFLIADNQMQAFARMTGGQYFAPRFEAAMPDIFAEINGQIRNQYEISYIPTDRKMDGTYRRIQVRLVNSKGRPLMIVNQKHRPLRYAVVAKEGYRAPMPVQ, from the coding sequence ATGCTGCGCCGGGAGCGATTTTTGCCGGGGATGGTGACTGTGCTGGCGGGTTTGCTGCTCACCGCAATGCCGTTGCATGCCCAGTACGACCAAACGGCGACCTCGCCCGGCACTCCGCCGGTGATGGCTCCTAAAGCGAAGCCGGAGACGAAGCCCCGGCCGCCCGAGGCGAAGGCAGCGAAAGCTCCTGCCGCCGCAGCGCCCGGGTATCCGCCGGCACCGGAACTGGGCGGTCCGGAGGCGGACAGTGGAGCGATTGCGATTCCGCGCAGGGTGACGCCGCCCGCGCCGCCGGGGAGCGCGCCGGAGGAGATGGTGAAGAATCCGCCGGGCCTGCAGCACCTGGCGCTGCGGGTGAACGCTTCGCTGGTGAATGTGGATGTTGGCGTGGTGCTTGCGAAGACGCATCATTTTGTAGCGGATCTGCGGAAACAGAATTTCGAGGTTTTTGAGAACGGCGTTCCGCAGCAGATTGCGCATTTCCGGCAGGTGCAGGCACCGATCACGGCGGTGCTGCTGCTGGAGTTTGCGGCGACAAACTACAACTTCATTTATGACATGCAGAATGCGGCCTATGCCTTTGCCAGAGACCTGGGGCCCGACGACGAGATTGCCGTGGAGACCTTTGACATGCACACGCATCTGCTCACCGACTTCACGCAAAACAAGGCACGGGTGATGGATGCGCTCGATACCCTGACGATGCCGACATGGACGGAGGCGAATCTATATGACGCGCTCTACACCACGCTTGACCGGCTCGCGCGCGTCCAGGGGCGCAAGTACATCATTCTGGTGGCGTCGGGGATCGACAGCTTTTCGAAGATCAACTATGACCAGGTGCTCGACAAGATCCGGCAGACGCCGGATGTGACGATCTTCGCGATCAGCACGGGGCATTATGCGCGGCTGATGGCCGATGGTTTTGGGGGGATGAGTCCGCTGCTTGAGTCAAAATTTCTGATTGCGGATAACCAGATGCAGGCGTTTGCGCGGATGACCGGCGGACAATACTTTGCGCCGCGTTTTGAGGCGGCGATGCCGGATATATTCGCCGAGATCAACGGCCAGATTCGGAATCAGTACGAGATCAGTTACATTCCCACGGATCGCAAGATGGATGGCACTTACCGGCGTATTCAGGTGCGCCTGGTGAATAGCAAGGGGCGGCCGCTCATGATTGTGAATCAGAAGCACCGGCCGCTGCGGTATGCAGTGGTTGCGAAAGAAGGGTATCGCGCGCCCATGCCGGTGCAGTGA
- the xylB gene encoding xylulokinase: MFLGLDIGTGGTRAVLVSPAGELVASASAEHESFRSPEPGWAEQDPHDWWRAAQQAIRETLAQVPGVKIDAVGLTGQMHGAVMLSKDGSVLRPSLIWCDQRTQPQCDWLHEQFGGGEAGREKLIELTANPALPNFTLTKLLWVRDHEPEIFARIAHVLCPKDYVRFRMTGTYAIDVQEASGTLLLDVAHRRWSSEVARVAGIPESWLPEVFESPEVCAHISAEAAQLLGIPQGTPVVAGAGDQGAGAVGMGILEPGSVSATIGTSGVVFAATAAPTRDPRGRLHTFCHAVPGRWHVMGVTQAAGLSLRWFRDTFSPCVDYNDFTTGAANIPAGSEGLLWTPYLLGERTPHLDPEARAAFVGIHANHTRDHFVRAVMEGVAYSLRDTFTLFAELGIPVKGVRLGGGGARGKLWRQIQADIYNHTVDVLTAEEGGAFGAALLAGVGAGAWANLDEACKAGIHVAQQIPPQPAAVERYERAYKAFRAVYPALKNIHA, from the coding sequence GTGTTTCTAGGTCTTGATATTGGTACGGGCGGCACACGCGCCGTTCTCGTCAGCCCCGCCGGCGAGCTGGTCGCCTCGGCCTCGGCCGAACACGAGAGCTTCCGCTCCCCTGAGCCCGGCTGGGCCGAGCAGGACCCCCACGACTGGTGGCGCGCCGCGCAGCAGGCCATTCGCGAGACGCTCGCCCAGGTGCCCGGCGTAAAAATTGATGCCGTCGGCCTCACTGGCCAGATGCACGGCGCCGTCATGCTCAGCAAGGATGGCAGCGTGCTGCGCCCCTCGCTCATCTGGTGCGACCAGCGCACGCAGCCGCAGTGCGACTGGCTGCATGAGCAGTTCGGCGGCGGCGAAGCAGGCCGTGAAAAACTCATCGAGCTCACCGCCAATCCCGCGCTGCCCAACTTCACGCTCACCAAGCTGCTCTGGGTGCGCGACCACGAGCCCGAGATCTTTGCCCGCATCGCGCACGTGCTCTGTCCCAAGGACTACGTCCGCTTCCGCATGACCGGCACCTACGCCATCGACGTGCAGGAGGCCTCCGGCACGCTGCTGCTCGACGTCGCCCATCGCCGCTGGTCGAGCGAGGTCGCGCGCGTGGCCGGTATTCCCGAGTCCTGGCTGCCTGAGGTCTTCGAGTCCCCCGAGGTCTGCGCCCATATCTCCGCCGAAGCGGCGCAGCTTCTCGGCATTCCGCAGGGCACGCCCGTCGTCGCCGGAGCCGGCGACCAGGGCGCGGGCGCGGTTGGCATGGGCATCCTCGAGCCCGGCTCCGTCTCGGCCACCATCGGCACCTCCGGCGTCGTCTTCGCCGCCACCGCGGCCCCCACGCGCGACCCCCGCGGACGCCTCCACACCTTCTGCCATGCCGTCCCCGGCCGCTGGCACGTCATGGGCGTCACGCAGGCGGCCGGGCTCTCCCTGCGCTGGTTCCGCGATACCTTCTCGCCCTGCGTGGACTACAATGACTTCACCACCGGCGCGGCCAACATTCCCGCCGGCAGCGAGGGCCTGCTCTGGACGCCCTACCTGCTCGGAGAACGCACGCCGCATCTCGACCCGGAAGCGCGCGCGGCCTTCGTCGGCATTCACGCCAACCACACTCGCGACCACTTCGTGCGCGCTGTGATGGAAGGCGTCGCCTACTCGCTGCGCGACACCTTCACCCTCTTTGCCGAACTCGGCATCCCCGTCAAAGGCGTGCGCCTCGGCGGCGGCGGAGCGCGCGGCAAGCTATGGCGTCAGATCCAGGCCGACATCTACAACCACACCGTCGATGTGCTCACTGCTGAAGAGGGCGGAGCCTTTGGGGCCGCGCTGCTCGCAGGTGTCGGCGCCGGCGCCTGGGCCAATCTCGACGAAGCCTGCAAGGCCGGCATTCACGTCGCCCAGCAGATTCCGCCGCAACCGGCCGCCGTCGAGCGCTATGAGCGCGCCTACAAGGCCTTCCGCGCCGTTTATCCAGCGCTCAAAAACATCCACGCCTGA
- a CDS encoding NUDIX domain-containing protein: MSTEKSIRTLESREVYRNHWMRLREDRIERSNGVEGIYSVVDKDDCAVIIPIDGDDVYLIEQFRYTIQERCMEFPQGGWETPDVDAEELARGELREETGLVAETMIRLGMIWIAYGFTKQRQFVYLATGLRFEQTDPDPEEHDLELKKVKIADLEQMLLDGTIEDCSTMAAWGLYRLWKERQA; the protein is encoded by the coding sequence ATGAGCACGGAAAAGAGCATTCGGACGCTGGAGAGCCGGGAAGTGTACCGCAACCACTGGATGCGGCTGCGCGAGGACCGCATTGAGCGCAGCAATGGCGTGGAAGGTATTTACTCCGTAGTTGATAAAGACGATTGCGCGGTCATTATTCCGATCGACGGCGACGATGTGTACCTGATCGAGCAGTTCCGGTACACGATTCAAGAGCGCTGCATGGAGTTTCCGCAAGGCGGGTGGGAGACCCCGGACGTAGATGCCGAGGAACTGGCCCGGGGCGAATTGCGCGAAGAGACCGGGCTGGTGGCCGAGACGATGATCAGGCTGGGGATGATCTGGATTGCCTACGGCTTTACGAAGCAGCGGCAGTTTGTCTATCTCGCGACGGGGCTCAGGTTTGAGCAGACTGATCCTGACCCGGAGGAGCATGACCTGGAGCTCAAGAAGGTCAAGATCGCCGATCTCGAACAGATGCTGCTCGACGGCACGATTGAGGACTGCTCCACCATGGCGGCGTGGGGACTCTACCGGCTCTGGAAAGAGCGGCAGGCGTAG
- a CDS encoding ZIP family metal transporter, with the protein MLQSLILGTLAASANLLGGIILVHRRWEDRMLRYFIALGAGFMMSVALLDMLPESLKFSARWAPLLVLAGYCIIHLVEHTITSHFHLGEETHAVHSHTGISVLVGLSAHAFFDGVAIASGFVISNTLGWLIFGAVILHKMPEGFTVASVMLASGRTRGAAMGAALSLALSTIAGVLVIALVPHWVYAGLPLSAGVAIYVAASDLIPEVNRDPSPRMALVFFLGVGLFLAIRAIAAV; encoded by the coding sequence ATGCTTCAATCCCTGATTCTCGGCACCCTCGCGGCCTCGGCCAACCTGCTCGGCGGCATCATTCTGGTGCATCGCCGGTGGGAAGACCGCATGCTGCGCTACTTCATCGCCCTCGGCGCGGGCTTCATGATGTCGGTGGCGCTGCTCGACATGCTGCCGGAGAGTCTGAAATTCTCCGCGCGCTGGGCCCCACTGCTCGTGCTCGCCGGCTATTGCATCATTCACCTGGTCGAGCACACCATCACGTCTCACTTTCATCTCGGCGAGGAAACCCACGCCGTCCACTCTCACACCGGCATCTCCGTGCTGGTTGGCCTCTCGGCGCACGCCTTTTTTGATGGAGTGGCCATCGCCTCGGGATTTGTCATCTCCAACACCCTCGGCTGGCTCATCTTTGGCGCCGTCATCCTGCACAAGATGCCGGAGGGCTTCACGGTCGCATCCGTCATGCTGGCCTCGGGGCGCACGCGCGGAGCCGCCATGGGCGCGGCCCTCTCTCTCGCCCTGTCCACCATCGCCGGAGTGCTGGTCATCGCTCTCGTGCCGCACTGGGTCTATGCCGGACTCCCGCTTTCGGCCGGCGTCGCCATTTATGTCGCGGCCTCTGACCTGATCCCGGAAGTCAATCGCGACCCCAGCCCTCGCATGGCGCTGGTCTTCTTCCTCGGTGTGGGCCTGTTTCTGGCCATCCGCGCCATCGCAGCGGTTTAG
- a CDS encoding DUF4149 domain-containing protein — MRTLLRALIFLLLILWVGGMLFFPIVAATAFGSLPDTHLAGTVVGKCLRILHNEGLISGVLLLILLAAAQRLRAFARNVVAPMVLVAVMIGLTAYSQFVIIPHMETDRISAGGAIETASPANPYRKDFDRLHALSVNVFSGVLVAGLISAAAVAWASGSKSPAA, encoded by the coding sequence ATGCGAACTCTTCTGCGCGCTCTCATCTTCCTGCTTCTGATCCTCTGGGTCGGCGGAATGCTCTTCTTTCCCATCGTCGCGGCCACCGCCTTCGGCTCCCTGCCAGACACCCATCTGGCCGGCACCGTGGTGGGCAAGTGCCTGCGCATTCTGCATAACGAAGGGCTGATCTCCGGCGTGCTGCTGCTCATTCTGCTGGCTGCCGCGCAGCGCTTGCGGGCCTTTGCGCGCAACGTCGTCGCGCCCATGGTGCTGGTGGCCGTCATGATCGGCCTCACCGCCTACTCCCAGTTCGTCATCATTCCTCATATGGAAACCGACCGCATCAGCGCGGGCGGAGCCATCGAGACGGCATCCCCGGCCAATCCCTACCGCAAGGACTTCGACCGCCTGCACGCGCTCTCTGTCAATGTCTTTAGCGGCGTGCTCGTCGCCGGTCTCATCTCGGCCGCTGCGGTCGCCTGGGCCTCGGGCAGTAAATCTCCCGCAGCCTGA